The genomic segment ATTCATGTCATCAGTGGGTCGGTGGAAATTGCTCCGCGTATCGGACTGGCCGATGCCATCTGCGACCTGGTAAGTTCCGGCAGCACGCTGTTCAGCAATGAACTGTTTGAGTTTGAAACCATCCTTAAATCAGAAGCCGTGCTGATTTCCGGCAAAAAACTCAGTCCTGCCCGTAAACAGCTGCTGGAAAAATTGCTGTTCCGGATCCGCTCGGTAAGAAAAGCGAAGTACAACAAATACGTTATGTTGAATGCGCCCAATAAAAGTATTGAAAAGATCTGCGCCTACCTGCCCGGCATCAACAGTCCAACCATTGTGCCGCTGGCCAAAAAAGACTGGAGTTCGATACATTCTGTGATCAGCGAATCCGACTTTTGGAATGTGATCGAAAACCTGAAAGCGGCCGGCGCTGAGGGAATCCTGATCATCCCGATCGAGAAAATGATTGAATAAATCCTGTTAGTTAAAGGTTCAATGTTTAAGTTGAACATGGAACCTTTAGACATTAAACTTCAAACATTACAAAGTGAAAGTCTATAAATATCCAACCCGTGACCTTTGGCCTGAGATTGGTGCTCGTCCGCTTCAGGACGACCGGAGGCTCATTCCGGCTGTAACGGAGATCTTATCTGCGGTTCAAAAGAAAGGCGACGCAGCGCTGCGGGACCTTAGTAAAAAGTTTGACGGCGTTGCACTGACATCTGTTGCCGTAACTCCGGCCGAAATAAAAGAAGCCGTCAAACACATTACCCCACCATTAAAAGCCGCTTTAAGGCAGGCTAAAAAGAATATTGAAACCTTTCACCGCTCTCAAAAGGAATCTCGTCAAAAAATT from the Niabella agricola genome contains:
- the hisG gene encoding ATP phosphoribosyltransferase gives rise to the protein MLEKLRIAVQKSGRLSEDSLKLLKECGIGVPNGNNQLKINAENFDAEILFLRDDDIPEYVQDGVADIGFVGENVVLEKNKATEIVERLGYGKCRLSIALPKTRKKLAIKDLDGMKIATSYPFILNKWLKQNKIKADIHVISGSVEIAPRIGLADAICDLVSSGSTLFSNELFEFETILKSEAVLISGKKLSPARKQLLEKLLFRIRSVRKAKYNKYVMLNAPNKSIEKICAYLPGINSPTIVPLAKKDWSSIHSVISESDFWNVIENLKAAGAEGILIIPIEKMIE